The genome window CGGCGAGCGTTTTGTATTTACTATCATTGGTAGCGGCATAGGCCCGTAAGCAGGCCAGCGCCATCCATTCCATATCGTCATAGAAGTTGTTGGTCCACTTGTTGCCATTCTTTTTGTACATGCCTTCGAGGAGCGCATCCATCTTAGCCGTATAAGTGGCCTCTTTGGTACGGTTGTACCCATCTACCAATACATCCAGCGCATGGGCATTCCACCAGTAGTTGAAGCCGGTATGGCCATCATTGTTCTGGTTGTAATATTTTTCATTGACCGACCAGAACTGGGTGTTGAGGGATTGCTGGGCACTATCGGCAGATTTTGCGTAGTCGAACACCACTGGCTTTATTTCTGGCGGGGTGTTGGGTTTATCGGGATAGCGGTCTTTTTTTTCACAAGCCGTTGTTAATACAATGCCTGCTAATAGAAGTTTATATGGTAAATGCATATTGTTTTTTTAAAAGCTAGTGGTGAATGGCGAGTGGGCCTTAGTACGCAGCTCGCTGATTAAGCAGGTGCATCGAAGCAGATGCCCACTCGCCACTAGCTACTTACCACTTGCCTATTTATAAATTATCTGATGTGTATAATTATCACCCGTAAATTTCACGAGGATATCTGCCTTCGCTGCTTCTTTTTCAAACTTCCAGGTATAGTCCCACTGGGTAGCGTCGTTGGATTTGAAGTAGAAGTAGCTGGCGGCCGTGGAGCTGTTGGGTTTGCTGTTGTCTTTGGTAGCGCTGGCCTGGAATACGTTGGTGGTATTACCAGTCATGTCCTTTTCCACCACCCTGAATTTATAGCGCTCATCCTTACCCCAGCTTTCCTGTTTGAATACGATGGGTATGTCGGCCGCCTTCCAAATACCGCCGCCATCATAGGTCAGTACATTGGTGATCTTGTTGTGTGCCGCAAACCACAAGCCTACTTCCTGTATTTCGGTGAGCTGGGCCGTGGCGGTATTGAAGTTGAGGTTGAGGCGGTACGTTGTTTTGGCAGCAGCCGGGCTATTGGCTCCCTCCCCTTCTTTGATGAGCGTACCATCGAGCACAAAGCTCATGGTAGCGCCGGTGGTTTTATTGACCAGGCTATAGGACCCTGCATCGAGGGAAGTGTACAATTCAAATACGCCTTCGGATAGTTTTTTCAAGCGGATAGCTTTGGAGAGATCGGTACCGCCTTCGGTAGCGCTGCCGGTGAGGAAGAGCTCTGCCGGGTTCTCTGCAAAGCCGATGGGCCGCTGCAGTTCCAGCACTTTCGCGTCTTTGGCCGTATCGCTGGCCACTCCATTGGATGCTACGACGGTCCATTTCACTTTTCCTTTCTCCAGGGGTTTGATGCCTGCTTTGTTGGCCACCCGGTTCAGGTCGCGGTGGGATAAGCGCAAGGTGCTTTTGGCGCCGAGCGCATCGGGCGTAAATGCAAAGACCGGTGTGGAGAAATTGCCGTCTTCTTTATCGAATAAGACTTTGTAATAAACGGGGGTTTGGTTGCCTGTTTTAGCAGACGTCCATTCAAACGTGACGATGGCATTGCTGAGCGGGTCCAGCATGAGCGAAGTATGGCTGGCCGGCGCGGCCATCGTAATGGTGGTGATGGTGGTGTTTACTTCGGTGGTCCAGTAGTCTTTGGAGCAACCCGAAGCCAGGGTGGAGAAAACGAGAACTATATATAATATTCTTTTAAGCATGTTAATCATTTTTATGAATGTTTAGCTTGAGGCAAGTGGTAAGTGGCGAGTGGCTCCATTCACCACTAGCCTTTCTTCCCTACCAACCCGGGTTGCCTACTAAATTCTGGTCCTTGTTGAGCTCATCCTGTATGATGTTCCAGAGGTACATTTTGGGTTGGAAGATGCGTGTTTCAAAGACCATCCGTTTAGTGAAGTCGGTGGTATTGGTGGCATTGACATCCATGCCATAGAAAGGGCCACCATCTGTTTGCGTGGCGATCTTCCAGCGGCGGGTATCGAAGTACCGGAATTGTTCGAAGGCCAGCTCTACCCTTCTCTCCTTGTGGATAGCGGTGCGCCATTCGTCCTGACCAGCCGGTTCGGGTATTTGTCCGGCATCGGCGCCATAGAGCGGAATGCCGGCCCTTTCGCGGATACCGTTAATGTAGGTTTTGATATCCGGATGACCGGGGCTGTATTCATTCAAGGCTTCTGCATAGTTGAGGTAGATCTCGGCCAGGCGGAAGATGACCACCGTGCGGGCAGCGATCTTGATCTGATCGCCGGTGAGGCAATAGGAATTGGGGTTGATGAGCTTCCTGACGATGTAACCGGTACGGCTCCAGTTGCGCCCGGTATACTGGCCACTGTTACCGCCTTTATACATTTGCACGGTGATGGGTCCTGAGCCGGTGCCACCGGTGCTGTTGATGTAGTTGTTGATCCACTTACTCAGGTTGAAGGTGATGGCCACATAGAAGCGGGGCTCACGGCCTACGTACATGTTGGAAGCGCCGGCTGCATAGTAGCTGGTGGCGGTATTGGTGAAGCCGGTTTCGGTATAACCGGATAATGGATCCTCAATAGGCCTTCCATTGGCCATGAAGTAAGCATCCACTGCCTGCTGGGTAGGACCATGCGAGGACCAGCCGCCGATGCTATAGGGTGTGCCATATTTGTCGATGTTATAGAGTGCATCGCCATCTACTTTGGCCATGATGATCTCCGGATTCCAGTCTTTCAGGAATACGTTCTTGAGTGATTCATAAGGCTTGATCTTCCCCGTGCCATCCAATTCTTTGTAGAGGGTGTAATCGGGCATATCAATGACCGCTTTGGCTGCATCGGCTGCTCTTTTCCATTTGTTCACATCATAGGCCTGACTGATGAGCTGCGTGCCATCGGGATTTTTAAAACCGGCATAATCAGTATTGCCATTGAAGAGCGGACTGGCGGCATAGAGCAGCATCCTGGCTTTCATGGCAAGGGCCATGCCTTTTTTGATGCGGCCATATTCCTGGGAGCTTCCCTGGGTAAGGGGCAGGTTGGGAATGGCATCGTCTATTTCCTTTTCTATGAAATCGACGCAGGCATCGTAGGGACTGCGTGCAAAGTTGAAGTCTTTGATCGGTGCATCGGGCGGAACGGGCGCATCGGACAGGATAATGAACGGACCATACTGCGCCAGTATCCGCGAATAGAAATAGGCGCGTAGCGCTTTAGCTTCTGCTTTGTACTGCGTTTTGAGTTCGTCGCTGATCTCGGGGCATTCGTGTACCCGCTGCATAAAGTAGGAAGCCCTGCGGATGCCCTGGTAATAGTGTTTCCAGAAGTTAAAGCTGCCGCGGTTCCTGTCCCAGCTTCCGAGGTTCATGGAATAGGTATCGTCGTCGGTATAGGTAATGTCCAGCTCATCGGACAGTCCTTTCCAGGGATCATTTTCCCAGCGGATATAGGCGTATACGCCGGCGAGGTATTGCTCGGTAGACGCTTTTTTCTCGAATACATCATCAATGGTCTGCTTATCATCGGGCACCTGGTCCAGGAACTTTTTACAGGAGCTTACTCCGCCAATGATGAGCAGCAGCAATATAGTATAGCTAAATATTTTCATTCGCATAAGAATCTTTTTAACAGTTAGAAAGTGACATTGACGCCTACACTAAATGTTTTGATGTTGGGATAGCGGGAGCCGGAACCACCGCCCAGCTCAGGGTCCCACATTTTAAAGGGACTGATGGTAAAGAGGTTGTACCCGATGAAGTACACGCGCATGTTCTGCACGCCCAGCCGGCTGAGCGATCCCTTTTTCAAAGTATAACCCAGATCCAGCGTCTTTAACCGTAAGAACCGGCCATCCATTACCCAATGGCTGCTGGTGGCATAGTTCTGGTTGATATCGGTGCCATAAGACAGGCGGGGATAGAAGGCATTCTGGTTGGGATTCTCCGGCGTCCAACGGTCGTGGATATTGGAATACAAGCCGCCGGAAGTCAATCCGTTCCGGAAAGGCATGAAGTCGCTGTTGAAATAAAAATCCACCATACCGGTGCCCTGGAAGAAAGCGCCGAGCGACCATTGTTTCCAGGCGATGGTAGAGCCAAAGCCATAGATGATCTGCGGCAACTGGTCGTGCCCGATCTTCATTTTGTCATCGGGACCGATCACGCCATCCCCGTCCAGGTCTTTGAATTTGATATCGCCGGCCTGCACTACCCCTGTTGTGCGCGCCACTTTGGGATCGTCTATTTCTTCCTGTGTATAGTATCCTTCGGCTACATAGCCCATGCGGTGGAATACGGGCAGTCCTCTTGTTTCGAGCCAGGGATAAGGCTTGGACGGACTATCGTCTTCGATCACCTTATTTTGGTTAAAGGTGAAGGTGCCGCGTACAAAGATGCTGAAATCGCCCAGGCGTTTGTTGTAATCGGCAGTCATGTCAATGCCCTTGCTGTTCACGATACCGAGGTTACCGACGATCGGGTTCCTGATGCCGAGGAAATCGGGCACCACGCCGCGGGGGCGGAATATGTTTTCCCTTCTGCGGTTGAAGAGGTCTACCTGCAGGGACAGGGCATTGTTGAGCGTTTTTAATTCGAGGCCGAGGTTGAGGTCTTTCTCCGTTTCCCAGGTCACATCCACCGGGTATTTGTCGATATCAATCCCGCCGATGGAATTGCCTCTGTCCTGACCATACGCATAGCCGGTAGTTCCTATGACGGTACCTACATAACCAAAGCGCTGGTTGTTCACGTTAATATTACCATTACCGACCAGGCCGTAGGAAGCGCGCAGTTTAACGAGCTGGAATACTTCGGTCAGGTTGCCATAGAAGTTTTCGTTGGACAACACCCATCCCACAGCAAAGGAGGGGAAGAACCCATATCGTTTGTCGGGGTTGAATGCTTCAGAGCCGTTATAGCCGAAAGTAGCTTCGGCCAGGTAGCGATCGTCATACGAATACGTAAAGCGGCCTACGGAGCCCATGCTGCGGAAAGGAATGGAATTGAGCAGGTCGCCGGCGGTAGCGCTTACCCGGTCGCTTTGGTTGTATAATAACATGCCGCCTACCCGGTGACGTCCGAAGGTATTGGCATAGTTGAGGGCGCCTTCAAAGTAGAACTGGCGGCTGCCGCCATTGCTGCGGGAGAAAGACAGGTAATCCTGTCCCTGGCCGGATACCTCATATACGAGGTTACCATTTGCATCCCGGCTGCGGGCATAGAAGGTACTGGGTGTTTTGGTACGGCTGAGCGTATTGGAGTTGATGGCATCAAAGGCATAGAGTATGCGGGCCGAGAGACCTTTGGTGATAAAGCCCAGGTCCTGCTTCACCTGTATATCGGACATGGTTTGGTTCTCATAGGTGGTAGCATACCCGCGGTTGACCAGCATGCCATAAGGGCTGTTCAAGCCACCGCCGGTAGAAGTGAATGGCTCCTTGCCGTCGGGGTACATGGTAGGATATAAGATGGGATAGGTTTTGATGGCCATGTAAAAGATGTCGCTGGTATTGGAGCCCGGGTAGTTGCCATTGGAGATCCAGCCCTTGATGCCGAGGTCGAGCGTCGTGGTTTTGGTGGCTTTGAGCGTAAGGGCGGAGCTGAAGTTGAAGCGCGTGAATTTAATGGTAGAATTGTATTGCTGCAGGCCGTCTACTTTGAACAAACCTGTTTCATCGTAGTAACCGGCCGATACATAGAAGTTGGATTTTTCATTGCCACCCCGGATGGTGAGGTTGGCTTTGCGGTTCTTACCAAAGTCGTTGAATATTTCTTTGAACCAGTTTACGTTGGGATAGAGATAAGGATCTTCCTGCGTATAGGTTTTGCGGATCTGTTCTTCTGCATATTTGGGATCGCTGCCCCTGGTCATCAGTGCTTCATTGGCCAACTGCATGTAGGTAACGCCATCGGCTGTTTCGGGCAGGCGGGTGAATTTGGTAAAGCCCTGGTAGAGGTCGAGGCCGATCTCTGTGCGGCCGGCCTTGCCTCTTTTGGTGGTGATGAGTATAACGCCATTGGCGCCCCGCACTCCATATACGGAGGTGGAAGAAGCATCTTTTAAGATGGTGAAGCTTTCAATATCGTTGGGGTCGAGGTTACTGAACTGACGCTCTACCCCATCTACCAACACGAGTGGCGCATTGTTGCCCGAAGTGGCCACCCCACGTATGAAGAGTTCGGCGCCATCGCGACCCGGCTCTCCAGAGCGTTGTACGCCTACCAGTCCGGCAATACGGCCCGCCAGCACGGTACTGATATTGGCCACCGGTTGCTTCAGGTCTTTTACATCAAGGTTGGACTGCGCGCCGAGCGTTTCTATTTTACGTTGCCGCTGGCCGTAAGCTACCACCACCACATCGGTGAGGTCATTGGCGAGCGATTGCATGGTGACTGTTACCTGTGCTTTTTTATTCACTGGTATTTCTGTACTCTGGTAACCGATAAAGCTGAGTTGCAGGGTAACCGAATCATTCGCTACCAGGAGGGTAAACTCGCCCAGGCGGTTGGTCATGGTACCATTGGAAGTGCCTTTCTCGGTAACGGACACTCCATCGAGCGGGTCGCCTTTTTCGCTCAGCACTTTTCCCCGCACCACGGCCGAGCGCGGCGGCAGGTTTTTCGGTGTAGCTGCTGCAATTACAGACTCCACTTCCTGCTTCCTGATGATGATGTTTACATCCTGCTGGTAAAAGGTGAGCGACTGGTTTTGAAAGATGGTTTTGAGCACCTGCGCTACCGTTACCTGCCGGGCTTCATAGTTTACCTGGAGGGTATTGTCGAGATCGGCATCGCGGTAGGTGAAATGGAAGTCGGTTTTGGTCTCCAGTTGACGAAGCACCTGTTTGATCCCTACCCCTCTGAATTGTACATCCACCTTTACCTGGTCCATGCTTTGACCACTGCCGCTGCCGGCCATGAGCACCAGGCCTGCTACCAGGGGAATGGATAATAGAAAGATCCTCATAAGCAACCGTTTAATGACAAGTAGATGGTCCGTTGCTGCGGGTATGCTAAAAACGGCACCACTACCTGTGCATTTAGCTATTAAATGCATAGATTTACATCGTTTTATTTAATTCCACAATGAGTTTAATGAAACAGCAACCGTTGGCGGCGGCATCCGCTGACGGTTTTTTTATTACAAGAGATGACAGGCGCTAAGGCGCATTACATGGATTCATATAGCAATCGTTTTATTACTTCTTGTTAATGATGTAAATCCCGTTCTCTTTGGACAGTTTTGTATCGGTGGCCTTGCAGATGATGTCCAGCGCTTCTTCCACGCCGATATCCCGGCGGAAGGAAGTGGTGAAGATCTCGGCTCCCAGCGTGCTATCGGCCAATTCAATGCTGACATTGTAATTCCGCTCCAGGTCGTCCAGGATATCCTGCACGGGCCGGCTGGTATAGCTCAGTCGCCCGGTGGTCCAGGCAGCTACCATGCTTTCCTTCGTATTTCCAACAACAGCCTCCTGCACCGCCGTAGGTACTTTCACTTCCTGCCCTACCGTGAGGGTGGCCATTACTTTATCATTTTTGCTTACTTCCACTTTGCCCCGCTTGACCGACACCACCACATCCGGCTGACCGGGATAGGCTTTGATGTTGAAAGCAGTGCCCAATACTTTGGTGATGACGTTGCCGGTATGAATGAGGAAAGGATGATCTTCCGCATGTTTTACGTCAAAGAAGGCTTCGCCGGAGAGGTATACTTCCCGCTTCTCCCCGCTGAACGATTCCGGGAAATCGAGCGTGCTGGCCACATTGAGCCATACCTGTGTACTATCGGGCAAGAGCAGGTATTTCATCTCTCCCCGCTGGGTGATCTTGTGTACCGCATTGGCCGGCACCTGGGCTACTGAAGGCAGCGCTTGCTGGTTACGGAAGAACCACCAGCCCCCGGCCGACAATACCAGCATCGCTGCGGCAGCTATCGCCAACCTGCGGTACCGGTGACGCATGGGACGTATGATGCCTGGTTCTGCGGCGACCTCTTCGTTGGTACCTGTTTGCAACAGGCCCTGGTTGTCTACATAGGTAACTGACTTTAAGGAGCGCGCCGTAGACTGGTATACCTGCGCCAACATGTGGCGCACGGTTTCCTCGTGCTGGTTTTCCTGCAGGAGGTCCATGAGTTCCTGGTATTCCTGCTGCGTGCAGGTACCTGCAATGAATTTATTGAATAGTATTTCGATCCTGGCTGGCATTGTTTAGTTGACGTACGCGGGGAAAGAAAGTACTAGTGAGGGGGAAAGTTTTTTTGCCTGGTTCGTGAGGACACGAACCAAGGCGGGAGAGCCGCAGCGTCCTCCGCTGGCGCGCGGGTGCCTGGCGGGGAGAGACACTGCGGGGAATAAAGACGAACCAGGGCGGGCATAAAAAAGCCGGAAGGAGAAGTCCTTCCGGCGTGCTCTGAACCAAAAACCTGTTACATAGAAAAATTCTTATAACCCTTTTTGTATGATGAATTTCTTCAGCACCACTTCCCCACCGGCCGTTAAGACCCTGATGAAGTAGTTGCCATTGCTATAGCGTGAAACATCGGTGGTGAAGAGCTTTTTGCCGGCCGGCATGGTCAGCTTTTGCTGTTCGAGCACTTTGCCCGCAGCATCGGTGATGACCAGTTGGCCCTGTTGCCGGCTGGCGGCCGTTATTTCCACCTGCAGGGTAAGCTGCACCGGGTTGGGCATCACCCTTACCTGGATACCTGCGCCCTCCAGCGTAGCTGTTACTACTTTGGAATAGCTGCCGCGGCCATCGAGGTTGACCTGGCGGATGCGGTAACTGTAGTGTACGCCCGGCGCCACGTCCTGGTCATCCACGGCATAATGGGATACTGTATTGCTGTTGACTTTGCCGGGGACTTTGGCGATGGGCCGGTAGCTGCCGCCATCATCGCTTCTTTCCACTTCAAAGAAAGCATTGTTCATTTCCATGGCCGTGCTCCATTTGATATTGATCTTTTCGTTGTTCACGGGCGTAGCCTGTACGTTGAGCCAGGTAACCGGCAGCGCCTGCTGCAGGTTGACCAGCCAGATACCGCCAAAGGTGGAGAAGCTGTTGATGCCGGTGAAGTCGATATAATCCGTACCATCTACCAGTCCGGTAGGCAATACCCCGTCTGCCCATTCCTGGCCGCCGGCAGCAATGCCTCCGGCGGTGAGTCCGCTCACCACTTCTGCAGCAGTTTTGCCGGAAGCCTTGAACCATTTGAAGAAATGCGCATCGGTGAGGCCATTGGCGGTTTTAAGTGATTCCATGCTGTTGGTCTCCACGCTTTCTGCGCCGGCCTTTTCATCGGGCGCATAGAACATGCGGACGATAAAGCCCGGTGTGGGA of Paraflavitalea devenefica contains these proteins:
- a CDS encoding RagB/SusD family nutrient uptake outer membrane protein — its product is MRMKIFSYTILLLLIIGGVSSCKKFLDQVPDDKQTIDDVFEKKASTEQYLAGVYAYIRWENDPWKGLSDELDITYTDDDTYSMNLGSWDRNRGSFNFWKHYYQGIRRASYFMQRVHECPEISDELKTQYKAEAKALRAYFYSRILAQYGPFIILSDAPVPPDAPIKDFNFARSPYDACVDFIEKEIDDAIPNLPLTQGSSQEYGRIKKGMALAMKARMLLYAASPLFNGNTDYAGFKNPDGTQLISQAYDVNKWKRAADAAKAVIDMPDYTLYKELDGTGKIKPYESLKNVFLKDWNPEIIMAKVDGDALYNIDKYGTPYSIGGWSSHGPTQQAVDAYFMANGRPIEDPLSGYTETGFTNTATSYYAAGASNMYVGREPRFYVAITFNLSKWINNYINSTGGTGSGPITVQMYKGGNSGQYTGRNWSRTGYIVRKLINPNSYCLTGDQIKIAARTVVIFRLAEIYLNYAEALNEYSPGHPDIKTYINGIRERAGIPLYGADAGQIPEPAGQDEWRTAIHKERRVELAFEQFRYFDTRRWKIATQTDGGPFYGMDVNATNTTDFTKRMVFETRIFQPKMYLWNIIQDELNKDQNLVGNPGW
- a CDS encoding FecR family protein, translated to MPARIEILFNKFIAGTCTQQEYQELMDLLQENQHEETVRHMLAQVYQSTARSLKSVTYVDNQGLLQTGTNEEVAAEPGIIRPMRHRYRRLAIAAAAMLVLSAGGWWFFRNQQALPSVAQVPANAVHKITQRGEMKYLLLPDSTQVWLNVASTLDFPESFSGEKREVYLSGEAFFDVKHAEDHPFLIHTGNVITKVLGTAFNIKAYPGQPDVVVSVKRGKVEVSKNDKVMATLTVGQEVKVPTAVQEAVVGNTKESMVAAWTTGRLSYTSRPVQDILDDLERNYNVSIELADSTLGAEIFTTSFRRDIGVEEALDIICKATDTKLSKENGIYIINKK
- a CDS encoding SusE domain-containing protein, which codes for MLKRILYIVLVFSTLASGCSKDYWTTEVNTTITTITMAAPASHTSLMLDPLSNAIVTFEWTSAKTGNQTPVYYKVLFDKEDGNFSTPVFAFTPDALGAKSTLRLSHRDLNRVANKAGIKPLEKGKVKWTVVASNGVASDTAKDAKVLELQRPIGFAENPAELFLTGSATEGGTDLSKAIRLKKLSEGVFELYTSLDAGSYSLVNKTTGATMSFVLDGTLIKEGEGANSPAAAKTTYRLNLNFNTATAQLTEIQEVGLWFAAHNKITNVLTYDGGGIWKAADIPIVFKQESWGKDERYKFRVVEKDMTGNTTNVFQASATKDNSKPNSSTAASYFYFKSNDATQWDYTWKFEKEAAKADILVKFTGDNYTHQIIYK
- a CDS encoding SusC/RagA family TonB-linked outer membrane protein, coding for MRIFLLSIPLVAGLVLMAGSGSGQSMDQVKVDVQFRGVGIKQVLRQLETKTDFHFTYRDADLDNTLQVNYEARQVTVAQVLKTIFQNQSLTFYQQDVNIIIRKQEVESVIAAATPKNLPPRSAVVRGKVLSEKGDPLDGVSVTEKGTSNGTMTNRLGEFTLLVANDSVTLQLSFIGYQSTEIPVNKKAQVTVTMQSLANDLTDVVVVAYGQRQRKIETLGAQSNLDVKDLKQPVANISTVLAGRIAGLVGVQRSGEPGRDGAELFIRGVATSGNNAPLVLVDGVERQFSNLDPNDIESFTILKDASSTSVYGVRGANGVILITTKRGKAGRTEIGLDLYQGFTKFTRLPETADGVTYMQLANEALMTRGSDPKYAEEQIRKTYTQEDPYLYPNVNWFKEIFNDFGKNRKANLTIRGGNEKSNFYVSAGYYDETGLFKVDGLQQYNSTIKFTRFNFSSALTLKATKTTTLDLGIKGWISNGNYPGSNTSDIFYMAIKTYPILYPTMYPDGKEPFTSTGGGLNSPYGMLVNRGYATTYENQTMSDIQVKQDLGFITKGLSARILYAFDAINSNTLSRTKTPSTFYARSRDANGNLVYEVSGQGQDYLSFSRSNGGSRQFYFEGALNYANTFGRHRVGGMLLYNQSDRVSATAGDLLNSIPFRSMGSVGRFTYSYDDRYLAEATFGYNGSEAFNPDKRYGFFPSFAVGWVLSNENFYGNLTEVFQLVKLRASYGLVGNGNINVNNQRFGYVGTVIGTTGYAYGQDRGNSIGGIDIDKYPVDVTWETEKDLNLGLELKTLNNALSLQVDLFNRRRENIFRPRGVVPDFLGIRNPIVGNLGIVNSKGIDMTADYNKRLGDFSIFVRGTFTFNQNKVIEDDSPSKPYPWLETRGLPVFHRMGYVAEGYYTQEEIDDPKVARTTGVVQAGDIKFKDLDGDGVIGPDDKMKIGHDQLPQIIYGFGSTIAWKQWSLGAFFQGTGMVDFYFNSDFMPFRNGLTSGGLYSNIHDRWTPENPNQNAFYPRLSYGTDINQNYATSSHWVMDGRFLRLKTLDLGYTLKKGSLSRLGVQNMRVYFIGYNLFTISPFKMWDPELGGGSGSRYPNIKTFSVGVNVTF